The DNA window CACATAGCGAGGAGGGTGCTCGGTTCCCAATCAGCATGATGGCTTCTGGCGTCTGGGCGGGTTCGATTACCCAAGAAAGAGCTCATAGCCTGAAAGAGGTTGCTGGGAACGCGACAGTCAAGTCAGAGCTGGAAAGAATAGGGTATCTTGGTGAAACACCAGCCAGCTATAAATCCACCCCAATTGGAGCTCATTTCGAACTTCATATTGAACAAGGCCCAATTCTCGAACGAGCACAGAAGAAAATTGGAGTCGTACAAGGCGTACAAGCCTACAAGTGGTTCACCATTGATGTCACTGGACGAGGTATGTATTTCACAATAGGCATGACCTTGCTAACTAGCTAGACGCACACACTGGTTCAACTCCGTTCTCCGATCGAGCAGATGCTCTTCTACTTGCTGCAAGACTGATTACCCATTCGCATCGATTGGCTACCAAGCACAAGGCGCTTGCATCGACCGGAATCCTCAACCTCACTCCTGGAAGCACAAACACAATCCCTGGTCACGTCAGTTTTAGTCTCGACATACGATCACCCTCAAACGAGACTGTTGAGGCTCTCGAGAAGGACCTCCGTCGCGACTTCGACCTCTTGGCCAGCGGAACAGATGTAGACGGATTACTCGCAGGCTCAACACCTGCACTTCCTCTCTCCCTCAATTGGCGAACAGATACGATCTCAACAGCAACCAAGTTCCACCCCGATTGTATTCAAGCTGTAAGAGAATCTGCCGAGTCTATTCTGGGAAAAGACGGAGCGGTAGATATTTCTAGCGGTGCCGGCCATGATAGTGTTTACACCAGTAAACACTGTCCTACAACCATGATCTTCATCCCCTGTAAAGGAGGGGTGAGCCATAACCCGGAGGAGTACTCTACGCCTGAAGAGTGCGCCATCGGGGCAGAAGTTTTGTGTCAAGCAATTGTGCGATATGATCAGAAGAGAGTTCAATAGGCTCGTGGTCACGGATTCATGATGTCAACGACCAAAATAAATGTTAGTCGCATGAcgttgctgctgctactgCTGCTGCAGATACGGGATCAGAGGATTTGGCCGCttgaagcataagagacgaagtTAGTTGGTTATCTGATGCTGTCTAAACTATACCATTAGGTCATTTATCTCTGTATTCTGCTGGGATATAGCCCGGAGGTCatcttctgctacccactaccAAGGGATTGAACATCACATCAACCAACAGACTTGGTCAAACTCCTTAGGCCCGGACAACAAAGAGGCGATGTCTTCAATATATACCAGTCGGTACTTGGAATGTCGCCATAACCATCTCTAATTGCATTGACTTTCCCTCATTCGCGTCTTCATACTTGCTTCCATTGCAGAGGTGCATCAGGTACTAAATACGCAGGTGAGACCACGACTGGAAGCAGTCGCGATAGCTTCAATTCTGAAACGGCAGGACCAAGAGCTGTACGACCTGACCCTTCTGGCCAACAAAATAACTCGCCAAAGCCTGCAGCGCTGTCACTTGCCCTCATTTTGAAGAGGCAAAGCTGGAAGGAACTTCCATGGCACTTCTTTTCTGTAACTTCCTTTGAGGCCAAAGTTTCCCAATAACTGGCTTGTCTACTGTTCAACTCGAACTTATTTCTTCCCATCCTCATTCCAgatttctcttttcaaggCCAAACGGACATGGCAACATTCTCGAACCAAGCCAGATGTAATACAAGCTCATCCTATCCCAATCTAGGTTCTGGCCACCAACGAAACCCCATTGCCGCTTGCATCCTCAGCAAGCAGGGCCAGTTCTTCTGGCTCAAGGTGACCTGGACAAGATATCGACATGCACATACTTGTCCACCAGGCTGCCTTGGGCCAGCACGGCCCCGAACCCAGTAAGTAGAAGTCAACCTATGCTATAAATGATCGATGGCTAATCTTACCTAGTCGTCCGGGTTCTGGGCCCCTTCGGGGGCTCAATACCAATAACgacaacaaaaacaaaaccagcagcagcagcaacagcaataACAACAAGAGGCCGGCCGGCCGGTAAAGGTTAGTAACATTCCACGGTATTGTAGATTGCTAATAATTGAACAGCCCCTACACTCTCCTCTACATTATCCTCCAAATCGAGGCGATCTAAGATTATGCAAGAAGCATGCGAAATGGGACGTTAGTCACTCCGTACATGCGACTTACTGTCTGTGGTAGCTAACTTGAAGCAACAGATGCTCACTTATGCCACAGTCCTGAGTGTTTCAATCCAGCACATTTGACTGTTGGTTGTCGAGGCAGCGTCTTTTTCACTCCAACACACGGTTCTTCATTTCACCTATGTCCCCAGGATAATGGAATGAGGTAGATGGGGTTCACAAAAGGGTTCGAAACCAGCCGCGATGTATACTCACAAAACACCACTACGCAAGGGAGTGGGGGGTCCAGTGCTCAACTTAGACCTTCAAGCGGGCATTTTGACTACATGTTTAGTTATGCAACGGCAAGCGGACTTAAAGATGGTGTCAATTTGAATCATGTAAAGAAAGACTGACATGAATATCGAGTGCTTCCTCCTCAACTTGCCATTATATCCACCACTTCGTCTCTACCAAAATCTCATCTGATTGCTTCCTCTGACTCTATCACCTCCtttcccaccaccacctccctTTGCTCCGCGACCAGCTCTACAAGGACTCTTGCAACGACCTCTAAAGTCCGGCCCAACATTGAGACACGCATCACAACCGCACAAAAGCTCAATGTGGTTTCCAACCTTTTGGTCGGGTTCGGCGCAGAGACAAATGAACAGAGCATTCTCGATGTTGCTACCCGGGGACTCGTTTTTGCAAACTGCATTAGGGGTCTCGCAGTACGCAGTTGACAGTTGACCATCATTCCATGGTTTTGCTAAATGGTGTTAGTCTTGTCTTTATTAGTAAAGCACAACATACCCATTGCTTTGAGAACTGCAGCACAGTAGGTATATCCACACTCGCAGATTGGTCCGTCTGGGATAGGTTCACTAGTTGGGTCGGCAGGTGGAGGGGCTGGAGCTGGATCAGCTGGAGGAGCAGGTACTGGAGATGTTGGAGGTGTTGGCATAGAAGAGGGAATTGGGACGGGAACCGGAGCTGGAGGTTCAGCTGGTGGTTCAGCGGGAGGCTCAGCTGGTGCAGAGGATACTGGAGGATCCTGTGGCTTTGCAAAGGCCAGGACAACCAgtccaagaagagaaagttGAAGCTTCATTGTAACGAGTGTAgttgattgatttgatttcGAGAGTCTGATTGAGCTGATGTCTGGTCTTATATAGCTGTTCCTAAGCTGTTTAGATCTCTTCCACGTTACAACATGTAGAGACTCATTTCAACTACCACCCGGCAGTCTTCTTCAAGTCTTGCCAAGCTCGAGACTCCCATAGCGATAAAATACCGTAGTCTATGTAATATGTTATGCTGTATCTCCGCGTGATTCTTACATGTCCTATATCGTGTACAGGTAATTCGACATCATGATGTTGTTATACCGTGTCAACTAAGAACACGCACCTCCACACTGTACCCCACCAATGATCCGAAAAGCTCAACTTGCCCCTCCAAGCTATCATCCATTTACATCGTCAATTCAATCCACAACCTCATCATGGCCGAATCTCAATCCCCCAAAGGCGTTGTCAACGTCGGTACTCGCAAGTCCCCTCTTGCTCTCGCCCAAACCCAAATCGTCGTCGACGCTTTGAAGCAAAGATTCCCCGATCATGAATTTCCCATCCACAGCATGACAACC is part of the Fusarium poae strain DAOMC 252244 chromosome 4, whole genome shotgun sequence genome and encodes:
- a CDS encoding hypothetical protein (SECRETED:SignalP(1-16)), with the protein product MKLQLSLLGLVVLAFAKPQDPPVSSAPAEPPAEPPAEPPAPVPVPIPSSMPTPPTSPVPAPPADPAPAPPPADPTSEPIPDGPICECGYTYCAAVLKAMAKPWNDGQLSTAYCETPNAVCKNESPGSNIENALFICLCAEPDQKVGNHIELLCGCDACLNVGPDFRGRCKSPCRAGRGAKGGGGGKGGDRVRGSNQMRFW
- a CDS encoding hypothetical protein (MEROPS:MER0026469), which codes for MATRTALRHVNYAPRHLLTFRRCISTRDMTASDLKKLKVDRPRLMETLHDTCKWGTGLKWGDKPTDTGMSRLALSDSDKHVRDWFVETTKGLGCKVTIDSMGNIFAVRPGRKEGPPTLAGSHLDTQPTGGRYDGILGIQAGIEMLKVLQDHQVETEYPVGVVNWTNEEGARFPISMMASGVWAGSITQERAHSLKEVAGNATVKSELERIGYLGETPASYKSTPIGAHFELHIEQGPILERAQKKIGVVQGVQAYKWFTIDVTGRDALLLAARLITHSHRLATKHKALASTGILNLTPGSTNTIPGHVSFSLDIRSPSNETVEALEKDLRRDFDLLASGTDVDGLLAGSTPALPLSLNWRTDTISTATKFHPDCIQAVRESAESILGKDGAVDISSGAGHDSVYTSKHCPTTMIFIPCKGGVSHNPEEYSTPEECAIGAEVLCQAIVRYDQKRVQ